The following are from one region of the Silene latifolia isolate original U9 population chromosome 9, ASM4854445v1, whole genome shotgun sequence genome:
- the LOC141598692 gene encoding thioredoxin H5-like, translated as MSSYYRREIPIQSKPIIHTPACYKSPATQCSEFRQIKAPTGHVPSHYENRSNVIARFSSHTPNTNRVIAFHSSACWRDYFHASKTSDKLMVIYFTASWCSPCRYMAPIVDEFAAHYTDVEFDKIDVDELYNVSQEFGVQALPGFLFIKRGKEIDRVTGARLEELQRKIEKHRA; from the exons atgTCAAGCTATTACAGAAGAGAAATACCAATTCAAAGCAAGCCTATTATACACACCCCTGCTTGTTACAAGTCTCCTGCTACCCAATGTTCTGAATTTCGCCAAATCAAGGCGCCTACCGGCCATGTACCGTCTCATTATGAAAACCGGTCCAATGTCATTGCTAGGTTTTCGAGTCACACCCCGAACACCAACCGGGTCATTGCCTTTCACTCCTCAGCATGTTGGAGGGATTACTTTCATGCCTCTAAGACGTCTGATAAACTG ATGGTGATATACTTCACGGCTTCATGGTGTTCACCATGCCGGTACATGGCACCAATTGTTGACGAATTTGCTGCTCATTATACTGATGTTGAGTTTGACAAGATTGATGTCGATGAATTATAT AATGTATCACAAGAGTTCGGAGTTCAAGCGTTGCCGGGATTTCTGTTCATTAAGAGAGGAAAAGAAATCGACAGGGTTACTGGAGCAAGACTCGAAGAGCTTCAAAGGAAAATTGAGAAACACCGGGCTTAA
- the LOC141598691 gene encoding thioredoxin H2-like, producing the protein MGSNSSTSNGRKEANAMTTVHEYKRSEAHRWTNEPPVKTEVATATRNFKKTNEDQSNNMIEIIRPVAFLNHSANTNRVISFNSTATWRAHFQASRQSDKLIVIFFSASWCGFCRYMSPILDDLATQYTDVEMHKIDVDELYEISREFRVTTMPTFLFIKRGIEVDKVIGTRHQDIRTKIEKYRA; encoded by the exons ATGGGATCTAATTCGTCTACCTCTAATGGAAGAAAGGAAGCGAATGCAATGACAACTGTTCATGAATACAAACGGTCTGAGGCGCACCGGTGGACTAACGAGCCACCAGTGAAAACCGAGGTGGCTACCGCTACTCgtaattttaaaaaaacaaaTGAAGATCAATCTAATAATATGATTGAAATTATTAGGCCGGTTGCATTTCTTAATCACTCTGCTAATACCAACCGGGTCATCTCCTTTAACTCGACCGCTACTTGGAGAGCACATTTTCAAGCCTCTAGGCAATCGGATAAACTG ATTGTAATATTCTTCTCGGCATCATGGTGTGGATTCTGCCGGTACATGAGTCCCATCCTCGACGACCTTGCTACTCAGTACACTGACGTAGAGATGCACAAGATCGACGTGGATGAGTTATAC GAGATATCACGGGAGTTTCGAGTCACTACAATGCCTACATTCTTGTTCATCAAGAGAGGAATAGAAGTCGATAAGGTTATCGGAACAAGACACCAAGACATTCGTACCAAGATTGAGAAATATAGGGCTTGA